The window AGTTCATGACTTCGCGACAAAGTTCTTGCGAGCCCCTGCCTTCCAACGCCGCAATCTGGAACACAGGACCGTCCCAGTTCAACTCTTTCACCAATGCATCGACTTGCTCCTGGACTTCTTCATCTAAGACCAAGTCAACTTTATTAATAACCAGCCAGCGTGGCTTTTCTGCCAGCTTCGGGCTGTATTTTTCTAACTCATCAATAATGATACGAGCCTGTTCAGCCGGATCCGTTTCATCAAACGGTGCTAAATCAACTAAGTGCAATAGCAGCCGGCAGCGCTCAAGGTGTTTTAAGAAACGAATGCCTAACCCAGCACCTTCTGCAGCCCCTTCGATAAGTCCGGGAATATCAGCTATCACAAAACTCTGTCCCGGCGCCGGCGTTACAACACCCAGGTTAGGAACCAAGGTGGTAAACGGATAGTCGGCGACTTTCGGTTTTGCCGCAGATACCGAACGAATAAATGTCGACTTACCCGCATTTGGCATACCTAGCAGACCAACGTCGGCTAGCAGCATCAACTCCAGTTTCAGGTTACGCACTTCTCCGGGCGTGCCGTCTGTTTTTTGGCGTGGCGCGCGGTTCACACTGCTTTTAAAACGGGTGTTTCCCAAGCCATGAAAGCCGCCTTTAGCAACCCGCAGTTTTTGTCCATGTTTGGTCAAATCGCCAATGACTTCGCCGGTATCAATATCAGTCGCACGAGTTCCCGGAGGAACCGTCAACGTAATGTCACTGCCTCGTTTACCGGTGCAATTCTTACCCATACCGTTTTGACCACGTTCCGCTTTATGGAAACGTTCAAAACGATAGTCGATAAGCGTATTCAGGTTTTCATCGGCTTGCAGGTAGACATCACCACCATCACCGCCGTCGCCTCCGTCTGGACCACCTTTCGGTATATATTTTTCGCGGCGAAAACTGATACAGCCATTACCGCCGTCGCCGGCGTCGACACGAATTTCTACTTCATCAACGAATTTCATCGCAATCTGCTACTTATCACTCATTAAATATTGTGCAAAATTCTAGCACATAAGAAAAAGCCCCGCCGTAATGGCAGGGCTTTCGAACCGAAACTTTTCAGTTTATGTCGAGGTTACTAGTCAGTAATAACGCTCACATATTTACGGTTGTTCTTACCTTTCGTTTCGAAAGATACCTTGCCTTCAGAAGTCGCGAACAACGTGTGATCTTTACCGATGCCAACGTTGCTACCAGCGTGGAAACGTGTACCGCGCTGACGAACCAGGATGTTACCTGCAAGAACCGATTCACCACCGAAGCGCTTAACACCTAAGCGTTTACTCTCTGAATCGCGACCGTTTTTAGTAGAACCACCAGCCTTTTTATGTGCCATGTCGTTACTCCTTAATTAGCTATTGATACCAGTGATTTTCACTTCAGTGAACCACTGACGATGGCCTTGTTGGCGACGAGAGTGCTTACGACGACGGAACTTAACGATTTTAACTTTATCGCCACGACCGTGATCAACCACTTCTGCTTTCACTTTGCCACCGGATACGAACGGAGCACCGATTTTTACATCGCTGCCGTCAGAAACCATCAAAACCTGGTCGAATTCAACTACATCACCGGTAGCTGCTTCCAGTTTTTCCAGGCGGACGATTTGGCCTTCAGACACACGGTGCTGCTTACCGCCACTTTGGAATACTGCGTACATATTATTCTCCACAACCCTATTGGGTATCCAAATTCAAATCAGGGCGCGAATTGTACGTAATCCCGCCAACGATCGCAAGTCCTAATTTGCCGCCTTTAGAGTTTCCGAGCTCGTCGAATTAGTGTACCATCTGGTTTCCGTTAAATTTTGTAAATTTCAGATATCTATGATGGATATGCAGTCCATTAACGCATTAGCCAAAGACGACATGTTAGGTGTTAATGCGCTTATTGGTGAACAACTAAAATCCGACGTTGCCTTAATTAACCAGCTGGGTATTTATATCGTCAATAGCGGCGGTAAACGCCTGCGCCCTTTGCTGACCGTATTAACCGCCCGTGCACTGAACTATGACGGCAACGATCACCAAAAACTCGCCACCATTATAGAATTTATTCATACTGCAACACTCCTGCATGACGATGTCGTCGATGAGTCTGATTTACGTCGCGGACGCAAAACTGCAAACGCTGTATTCGGTAACGAAGCCGCCGTACTAGTGGGTGACTTTCTCTATACCCGCGCCTTCCAGCTAATGGTCGACTTAGACTCTCTGCGTATATTGCGTATTTTAGCGGACGCCACCAACATTATTTCCGAAGGCGAAGTCTTACAGTTAATGAAC is drawn from Idiomarina piscisalsi and contains these coding sequences:
- the rplU gene encoding 50S ribosomal protein L21, coding for MYAVFQSGGKQHRVSEGQIVRLEKLEAATGDVVEFDQVLMVSDGSDVKIGAPFVSGGKVKAEVVDHGRGDKVKIVKFRRRKHSRRQQGHRQWFTEVKITGINS
- the rpmA gene encoding 50S ribosomal protein L27; amino-acid sequence: MAHKKAGGSTKNGRDSESKRLGVKRFGGESVLAGNILVRQRGTRFHAGSNVGIGKDHTLFATSEGKVSFETKGKNNRKYVSVITD
- the cgtA gene encoding Obg family GTPase CgtA: MKFVDEVEIRVDAGDGGNGCISFRREKYIPKGGPDGGDGGDGGDVYLQADENLNTLIDYRFERFHKAERGQNGMGKNCTGKRGSDITLTVPPGTRATDIDTGEVIGDLTKHGQKLRVAKGGFHGLGNTRFKSSVNRAPRQKTDGTPGEVRNLKLELMLLADVGLLGMPNAGKSTFIRSVSAAKPKVADYPFTTLVPNLGVVTPAPGQSFVIADIPGLIEGAAEGAGLGIRFLKHLERCRLLLHLVDLAPFDETDPAEQARIIIDELEKYSPKLAEKPRWLVINKVDLVLDEEVQEQVDALVKELNWDGPVFQIAALEGRGSQELCREVMNYIETLPVPHMEEQEEADPVEFKWDSYHEDVMDEHFDDDEDDDDDDHGVEVIYQK